One genomic window of Mus musculus strain C57BL/6J chromosome 4, GRCm38.p6 C57BL/6J includes the following:
- the Runx1t1 gene encoding protein CBFA2T1 isoform X6, whose translation MAIAHHYRDSYRHPSHRDLRDRNRPMGLHGTRQEEMIDHRLTDREWAEEWKHLDHLLNCIMDMVEKTRRSLTVLRRCQEADREELNYWIRRYSDAEDLKKGGSSSSSHSRQQSPVNPDPVALDAHREFLHRPASGYVPEEIWKKAEEAVNEVKRQAMTELQKAVSEAERKAHDMITTERAKMERTVAEAKRQAAEDALAVINQQEDSSESCWNCGRKASETCSGCNTARYCGSFCQHKDWEKHHHICGQTLQAPQQGDTPAVSSSVTPSSGAGSPMDTPPAATPRSTTPGTPSTIETTPR comes from the exons GGTTACATGGCACACGTCAAGAAGAAATGATTGACCACAGACTAACAGACAGAGAATGGGCAGAAGAGTGGAAACATCTCGATCAT CTGTTAAACTGCATCATGGACATGGTGGAGAAGACAAGACGATCCCTCACTGTACTAAGACGATGTCAGGAAGCGGACCGGGAAGAACTGAATTACTGGATACGGCGGTACAGTGATGCTGAGGACTTAAAAAAGGgtggcagcagtagcagcagccaCTCCAGGCAGCAGAGTCCTGTCAATCCAGACCCAGTCGCATTAG ATGCACATCGGGAATTCCTTCACAGGCCTGCGTCTGGATACGTGCCAGAGGAGATCTGGAAGAAAGCTG AGGAAGCTGTGAATGAGGTGAAGCGACAGGCAATGACGGAGCTGCAAAAAGCCGTGTCTGAGGCAGAGAGGAAAGCCCATGACATGATCACCACGGAGCGAGCCAAGATGGAACGCACGGTGGCTGAAGCGAAGAGGCAGGCAGCAGAAGATGCTCTAGCAGTCATCAACCAGCAGGAAGACTCCAGTGAG aGTTGCTGGAACTGTGGCCGGAAAGCAAGTGAGACGTGCAGCGGCTGTAACACGGCCCGATACTGTGGCTCTTTTTGCCAGCATAAAGACTGGGAGAAGCATCACCACATCTGTGGACAGACCCTGCAGGCCCCACAGCAGGGAGACACGCCCGCTGTCAGCTCCTCAGTCACACCCAGCAGTGGGGCTGGGAGCCCAATGGACACACCACCAGCAGCCACTCCGAGGTCTACCACCCCGGGAACCCCCTCTACCATAGAGACGACGCCTCGCTAG